The segment TTAAGCGCAAAACTTCCTCCAGATCTAGAGGAAATGATTAACAGCTCTTATAACGAGCTAGCCAATATGGCAGGTAAAGAAGTTCTCGTTGCAGTTAGGTCCTCAGCTACAGCTGAGGACATAGAGAACGCTAGCTTTGCGGGCCAACAGGATACCTACCTTAACGTAAACAGGTCCAACATAATCGAAGCTGTTAAGTTAGTTTGGGCGAGTCTATACAACGAGAGGGCAATTGAGTACAGGAAGAGTAAAGGGATAGACTCATCCAAGGTGGAGATGGCGGTAGTCGTTCAAAAAATGGTTAATTCAAAGTCTTCTGGAGTCATGTTCACACTTAATCCTTCTAATGGAGATAGGAACCTTATCGTGATAGAGTCCTCTTGGGGATTAGGAGAGGCGGTAGTAGGAGGAAAGGTAACCCCTGACGAGATAGTAATAAGCAAGTCTAACCTGAAGATACTAGATAAGAGGATCTCGAAAAAGAATCTAAAGATCGTTTACGATAAGGGCAGGAACATTGAGGTTCATCTAGAGGGGGAGGAGAGCGAGAAACCAAGCATCTCTGACGAAGAAGCTTTAGAATTAGCCAAGTTAGCGCTTAAGATAGAAGCGCACTACGGAACACCTATGGATATAGAATGGGCTATAGATTCTGATCTTAAGTTCCCTGATAACGTTTTCATAGTTCAGGCCAGACCTGAAACTTTCTGGAGCTCTAGGAAAAAGGAGGACGTGAAAGTAGAGGAGAAACCCTCAGAGCGTAAGGTTTTGGTAAAGGGATTAGCAGCAAGTCCCGGTATAGCTAGCGGAAAGGCCAGGGTTCTTTTAGACGTCAAGGACGCAAAGGAGTTCCAGAAGGGTGAGATACTAGTAACTAAGATGACCGATCCTGACTGGGTTCCAGTGATGAAAGCGGCCTCAGCGATTGTAACAGATGAGGGAGGGATAACTAGCCATGCAGCTATAGTATCCAGGGAGCTAGGTATACCTGCAATAGTGGGCGCAAAGGAGGCCACTAAGGTACTAGAGACCGGGCAGGAGATAACCGTCGATGCTACTAGGGGAGTCGTTTATGACGGTAAGATAATCTTAGAAGAACCGAAACAGGAATCGCATACCTCGACTGGAAGCCTAGGGTTGTCTAGAGACGCCATGCTTAGTCTCTTCCCAGTAACTGGAACTAAGATTTACATGAATTTAGGTCAACCGGACGTAATAGAGAAGTATCTAGATTTACCGTTTGATGGCATAGGGTTGATGAGGATAGAGTTCATAGTTAGCGAATGGATTAAGCATCACCCCTTATATCTTATAAAGATCGGGAAACCTGAGGAGTTCGTAAATAAACTTGCAGACGGTATAGCTAGAGTCGCCTCAGCCATATATCCAAGACCTGTGGTAGTTAGGTTTTCGGATTTCAAGACCAATGAATACAGAGGATTGATAGGCGGTGAAGAGTTCGAACCTGAGGAGAGAAACCCAATGATAGGTTGGAGAGGGGTATCTAGATACGTTAGTCAACAATATGAACCCGCATTCAGGCTTGAGGTTAGGGCAATAAGGAAGGCTAGAGAAGATATGGGTCTAAAGAACGTATGGGTTATGTTTCCATTTGTGAGAACCAGCTGGGAGCTAAACAAGGCAATAAAGATAATGGAAGATGAAGGTCTAACTAGGACACCAGACTTCAAGGTCTGGATTATGGCAGAGGTTCCATCAGTTATAACTATGGCGGACGAGTTCTCCAAAATGGTAGACGGGTTCAGCATAGGTAGTAACGATCTAGCTCAGCTTACGCTTGGAGTTGACAGAGACTCCGAAATCCTAGGAAGGATGGGTTATTACGACGAGAGAGACCCTGCAGTGTTGAGATCTATGAGAAGACTGATAAGAGTCGCTCATAAGTACGGTAGGACGGTCTCGATATGCGGACAGGCACCAAGCGTTTACCCAGAAGTCACCGAGTTCCTGGTCAAAGAGGGTATAGACAGCGTAAGCATAAACCCGGACACTGTTATATACACTAGAAGGCTTGTGGCTAGCATAGAGCAGAAGATCTTACTCAGAGGTATTAAGTGATCGTCTTGGCGCATTTTTTACATAACCTTTTTGAACCGTTAGAATAGCCTACACATTTCTCGCAGATTAAGCTTCCACATTTCTCGCAATATCCTATAGAAAGGTTTCTTAAGCAAAGTTCACACATGCTCATCTCGCAGACTGTACATATCCCTTGTTTAATATGATCATCACAGACGTTTCTTCCGCAGATAGTACAGACTTGCGTCGAGTACTTATCTTCACAAATCTCACATTTTAATGAACTCTTTAAACCATTGGAACGCCTCTTCATCGTCCTTTGCCTGCTTTGGTGGGTGTTTAAAGTAGAACGCAGATACTTGCTCTAGAGGTCCTCCAATCCCTCTATCCTTTGCCAGTTTAACTGCCCTAATTACGTCTACCAGCACTGAGGCGCAGTTAGACTTATCATCAACCTCTAATGTGGCCTCTACCTTAACCGGTCTACCTGCAAATCCCTTCCCGTTTACGTAAATGTAAGCCACTTTAGTGTTCCCTAGGAAGGGAACGTAGTCACTAGGTCCTATCCTTATCCTACCTTGACTCTCTATTTCTTCGCTCTCTAGGGTGCTAGTTACAGCTTTAGTTTTGCTTATCCTCTTTGAGCGCAGTCTATCTTCTGTCTTCATGTTTAAGAAATCGGTGTTTCCTCCAACGTTGAGTTGATACGTTTCCTCCACCTTTACTCCCCTCAACCTGAAGAGAGACGTTATCGCCCTATGGAATATTGTGGCACCAACCTGACCTTTAACGTCATCTCCAGCTATAGGTAGACCTAACTTCTTAAACCTCTCAGGAAACCGACCTGTAGGATCGCTAGCTATGAACACCGGAATAGCGTTTATAAATCCTACCTTAGCTTCAAGGGAAGCTTCAGCGTATGCTCTCGAAGCTTGCTCACTGCCTACAGGTAGCATGTTGATTAAGATTTCCGCTCCGCTACTTCTTAACTCGTCTATGACTGACTCTAACTTTCCTCCTCCGGTCGGTTTAAAAACATCAGACATGTGGGGTGCGACTCCGTCTAGTACTGGACCCATAGACACCTTAACTCCTAGTTTGTCCATATCCACTATTCTGGGAGTTATGTTAGGTCTCTCAAATATTGCCTCCGCCACGTCTTTCCCTACCTTGTTTACGGATACGTCAAAGGCAGCTACGATCTTAATATCGGTTATCTTATACCCCCCAATTATTGGAGTGATCAATCCGTCAAAGTTATCCTCTCCCATTCTCCTGTAATATTCTATACCCTGGACTAACATAGACGCACAGTTTCCAAGTCCTGCAATTGCTATCTTGATCATCGGATTTTTAGGGTTGATTAATGGTTAAAAATATAGTGATGAAAGGGATTTAGCCGAATGGTGAAGAGGTGGAGCGACTCTGAGGTGAAGTTAATGGGTCTGGTCAGGCTATATGCTTTAATCGAGGGAGAAGTTCAAGGTGTTGGGTTCAGGAGATTTGTTCAGATTAACGCAGTCAGATTAGGACTGAAGGGTTACGCTAAGAACCTCCCTGATGGGACCGTCGAGGTAGTTGCGGAAGGTTACGAGGAGTCTGTTCAGAAACTTCTGGATCAGTTATGGAAAGGGCCTCCATTGGCTCTGGTAACTAAGGTAACTCACAAGTTCGAGAGCTATAAAGGAGAGTTCACTAGCTTCGAAACGTATTAAGGCTGTTGACTACGGTTTCTATGTAGAAATTTAAATATAGACAAAAATAGAAAATATCATTATTTAACTAAAATCCTAGTTAAGATGCGGAAAAAAGGGGAGAGAAGGTCTCAGACGAATGACGAGCTCAGGATGAGTGGAGTAGCGTTCACGTAAGGAGCTTGATGAGGTCTCCGGTTAACCAAGAAGATAAAGAAGGTGAGGCTCCATTTCGTGGATTTTATGCCGTACTTGGTTCAGAACCCAAGGTTAGAGACCCCTTCTCTAAGCTTGATTAAAACTCCACTTTCACTGTCTTAGCTTGAAAGCTTAAGTGAGCTAGGCAATTATTGAACGAGACATAACGATCTGGATCCAAATCGAGGCGTCTTTTGAGAAGACTAGCATAGCGATCAAACCCTTCGCTTGCTGCCGGCAATCTGCTTGAATGTAACTTATAAATCCTATCAATATTCGAGCCCTCAATGACAGCTTGTTTAACGACTTCTAAAATATTTCTAGATATGTTTAAAAAGGACAAAACTATTTAACCTAATTGGTGTTCTTGTTGCACCAATGGCAAATAATGAGGAAATAATACCAAGTTATTGGTATAATATCATACCAGATTTACCTAAGCCCTTACCCCCGCCAAGAGATCCTCCTGATGCAGAATTCTCCAGGATAGACCTTCTAAGGAAAATAATGCCTAGCGAGGTATTAAGGCAACAGTTCACTGTCGAGAGGTTCGTCTCTATACCGAGGGAGGTTAGGGAAGCTTACATTAACATAGGAAGACCAACCCCACTCATGAGGGCAAGGAGATTAGAGGAGTTCCTCAACACTCCCGCTAGGATATACTTTAAGTATGAGGGGGCTACTCCTACAGGCTCGCACAAAATAAACACGGCGTTACCCCAGGCATACTTCTCAATGAGGGAGGGAATAGATCACGTTGTTACTGAAACCGGGGCTGGTCAGTGGGGAACCGCGGTAGCTCTCTCAGCTAAGATGTATGGAATAAGCTCCACGGTCTTCATGGTGAAAGTTAGTTATGAACAGAAACCTCAGCGGAGGACAATCATGCAGTTATATGGAGCTAACGTATTCTCCAGTCCAACCTCTTATACAGAATATGGTAAAAAAGTGTTAAATGAGAATCCTAAACATCCAGGTTCTTTGGGAGTAGCTATGAGCGAGGCGATTGAGTATGCGATGTCTAACGGTTACAAGTATTTGGTAGGCAGCGTCTTAGATGTGGTGGTTCTGCATCAAAGCGTTATTGGATTGGAGGCAATAAGGCAACTACAAGAACTGGACGAAGAGCCGGATACACTTGTTGGTTGCGTAGGTGGAGGGAGCAACTTTGGTGGCTTTTCGTTCCCGTTCATAGGATCAAGGAAAGGTTCTAAGTTTATTGCAGTAGGCTCTTATGAGATACCCAAGTTCAGTCAAGGATCCTATAACTATGACTTCCCAGACAGCGCAGGCTTACTACCACTAGTCAAGATGATTACCTTAGGCAGAGATTACGTACCTCCGCCTATTTATTCAGGAGGGCTGAGATATCACGGGGCAGCTCCTTCACTTAGCATGTTAATTAAGGAGGGCATAGTGGATTGGAGGGAGTTCAACGAAAGAGAGATATTTGAAGCGGCTCAGATATTTCTTCAGACACAGGGAATAGTACCTGCCCCGGAGTCCTCTCACGCTATAAAAGCTGTAATAGATGAGGCAAGGGAAGCTAAGAAAAAGAACGAGAAAAAGGTTATAGTGTTTAATCTAAGCGGTCACGGTCTACTTGATCTGCCCAATTACGAGTCTATGATGAGGAGGATGTAGATGAAGATGCTAGTGTCTTACTCCACGTTGGGCTATCCAGATAAGGATAATTATCTAAAGTTTGTTAAAGGGTTAGTAGATTCCGGTTCTGATATCCTCGAAATAGGCCTGTTACCTAAGTATGCGAAATACGACGGGCCCGTAATAAGGAGAAGTTATAAGGAAGTGTCAAAGTGGCTTAAGGACGTATGGAGCCTTCTAGAGGAGACTAGGAGAGCCGTAGACGTTCCTTTGGTCATTCTCACATACCTTGAGGACTGGGCGTCTTCGCTTCCAGAACTCCTAGATAGGATGAAGGATATAGGAATAGACGGAGTGCTCTTCCCTGACCTTTTAATAGATTACGTTGATGAGTACGAGAGATATGTGAAGGAAATTAAGAGTCACGGGATAAAGGCAGTGATATTTACCTCACCTTCCGTTCCTGATCCCCTCATTCATAAAGTGTCTACTCTCTCAGACATCTTTCTGTACTTCGGAGTCAGACCAACTACCGGAGTTCCTTTACCAGTTGGTGTTGACTCCCTAATAACTAGAGTTAGAACCTTAGTTAAGAACAAACTGGTAGTGGGCTTCGGGCTTTCTGACGTAAACGATATGGTTAAGGCATTAAAAGCCGGAGCTGATGGAGTAGCCATAGGTACCGTTTACATAGAGGAGATAGAGAGGAACGGGGTGAATTCAGCTATTTCGTTGGCAAAGAAGTTTAGGGCGATATTGGATGGAGCCTAAAGATTTCCTAAAAAAGATAACAGAGGGCAAATCCCTGAGCGAAGACGAGTCTAAGGAGTTAGCAGATCTAATTATGGAGGGATCAATTCCAGAATCGTTAGTAGGAGCGATATTGGTTGGATTGAGGATGAAAGGAGAGACTCCCGAGGAGATAATAGGTTTCACGAAATCTATGAGGGAACATGCCCTGAAATTAGAGGCTAAGCACACTTTGGACACTGCCGGTACGGGCGGTGATGGGTTCGGGACCATAAACGTTAGCACGGCCTCTGCCCTAGCGGTTAGCCTAGTTTATCCGGTGGCGAAACACGGTAACAGAGCAGCTAGCAGTAAGAGCGGAAGTGCAGACTTTTTGGAGGCTGTAGGTTATAACATTCAGGTTCCTCCAGAGAGAGCTAAGAGGTTGATAGAACAGGATAACTTCGCTTTCTTGTTCGCCCAGTTATATCATCCGTCAATGAAGAACGTCGCCCCAGTTAGGAAGGCGCTAGGAATAAGGACCATTTTCAACATTTTGGGCCCTCTTACCAACCCAGCCGGCTCAGAACGTCAGGTTATGGGGGTTTTCTCTACATCTACAATGAAGAGCCTATCTATCGCGGCTACTAGATTAAGTTTTGAGAAACTTCTCCTCATTCATGGAGAACCTGGGATAGATGAGGTCAGTCCTCAAGGAAGGACTTATGTTATCGAAGTAAGCAAGGACAGGATAGACGAATACGTATTAGACTTTAAGGAAATAACAGGGAAGGAGGCCCCTATATCAAGGCTTATAGCTTTAGACCCTGCGGACTCGGTTAAGAGAGTTATAAGAGGCAGTAAAGGTGTTGATAAAGACGTTGAGTACTTCCTCAGAATAAACGTCGATGTGGCCCTATATGCGGCTGGCCTCGTGAAAGACTTTAAAGAGGGTTATGAGCTCTCTGAAGAGCTCATAAGGAAGTTACCCAGTAAGATCGAATCCGTAGTAAAAGGTAACGGCGACTTGACTAAGTTCCAGGCTCTGGTGAGATCTATTTGACAAAACTGAAGGTTTGTGGTATAGCCACCTTAGACGACGCAATAGAGTTAGCTAAGTTGAACGTTCACATGTTAGGTTTTGTGACAGATCCTATTAGTCCAAGATACGTTAAGTTCGACTTCTTAAACTTCTTGAAGAGCTTAACTTTACCTCTGGTATCAGTTAACGTCTTTAACATAAGAGAAGCGATCAGGAGAACCCCCTCCAACTTCCTGATTCAGGTTCACAGGATATTAAACGACGACGAGATGGACATTATGACAACCTATGAAAGGAAATTCATCATGTACGTGCCAATGTCTGAGAGATACCTTCCTTACTTGGAGAAGGCATTAAATCTAACAGGCATGGTCTTACTTGATCTAGAGAGGAAAAGCGATAAGCCAGATCTCAACTTTGCATCCAAGGTGTTGAAGGATCATCCTGAAGTAGGAATCGGAGGGGGCATCAATCTAGATAACGTAAGGGAGTTCTTGAAGTTGGAGCCAGGATGGATTGACGTTTCCAGGGGTGTAGAGGACTTCCCTGGGAAGAAAAACTTGAACAAGGTCAGGAAGCTTTTAGAGGTGATCGCGTGAGAACCTTTCCTATAACGGCCTTTCCTCAGCCTTATGAAGTGTTTCGATGTGTGGAGGGAGATCAGAAGATAGCTGGTCTCATGGAGAGTGTAGAAGGACCTCAAAATAACGCTAGGTTCAGTGTAATTGCGTGGGGAGTAAGGCGTTACGTTAAGATAAAAAGAGAAGACGACTTAGAGACTATTCGTAACGCTCTTAATGGAGCTGATGAAGGAGAATTGAGGTTTAGTGGCGGTCTCCTGGGTTACCTTTCCTACGACGCTGTTAGAAAATGGGAGAACGTCAGGAATCTAAAGCCAAGAGCTGAAGAGTGGCCGGATGCAGAGTTCTTCTTGCCTGAGAACATAACGGTTTACGATCACGCACTAGGGAAGGTCTACGTTGAGGGAGACGTACCCCCAACGCAGTGCTCTCAGAACGGCGATTTCAGGGTGAGTTCCTATGACGAGTCTATGACTAAGAAAGATTACGAGTCCGGGGTTAATACTATCCTAGAGTATATCAGATCAGGTTACGCGTTCCAGGTAGTTCTTTCAAGGTTCTATAGATATCATGCTACAGGCGATCCGATGAAGTTGTACAAATCCTTGAGAAGTGTAAATCCTTCGCCTTACATGTTTTACATTAAGTTTGAGGACAGGGAACTGATAGGTTCCAGTCCAGAGCTACTCTTCTCGGTGCAGAAAGGCATAGTTGAGACCTTCCCGATAGCTGGAACAAGACCTCGAGGTAGGACACCCGACGAGGACTTTAAGCTAGAACAAGAACTTTTATCATCAGAAAAGGAGATGGCTGAACACCTCATGCTAGTAGATCTTGCCAGGAACGATGTAGGAAAGGTGTGCGTATCAGGAACGGTTAAGGTGCCCGAGTTCGCGTACGTAGAGAAATACAGTCACGTTCAGCACATAGTGAGCAAAGTCTTGGGTACCGTTAGAAAAGACGTAGATTCGGTGGAGATCCTTAAGTCTATGTTCCCAGCTGGGACCGTTAGCGGAGCACCTAAGCCCATGGCTATGAACATAATAGAGAATCTAGAGCCTTACCAGAGAGGACCGTATGCAGGGGCAGTAGGGTTCATATCTAAGAACAGTGCAGAGTTTGCGATCATGATAAGGACAGCGTTTCTAAATAGGGATTTATTGAGAATTCAGGCAGGTGCAGGAATTGTATTTGACTCCAAGCCAGAGCAGGAGTACTTTGAAACCGAACATAAGATGAGGGCCTTGAAGGTTTCACTTGGGGTGAATTAATGGACATAACGCTAGTCATAGACAACTACGATAGCTTTGTGTACAACATAGCTCAGAGCATAGGAGAACTCGGTAGTTACCCACTAGTTGTGAGAAACGACGAGATCACAGTTAAGGGTGTGGAAAGGCTAAGACCTGATAGGATAGTGATATCTCCTGGTCCTGGGACCCCGGAGAAGGCAGAAGACGTCGGAATTGTACCAGAGGTAATAAAGTACTTGGGAAAGAGGGTCCCCATTCTAGGCATATGCTTAGGTCATCAAGCAATAGGTTACACTTTTGGGGCTAAAATAAGGAGGGCAAAGGTAATATATCATGGAAAGCTAAGCACTATAGTGAAAGTTAGCGAAAGTCCCCTCTACGTTGGGATCCCTACCGAATTCAGAGCAACCAGATATCACAGCTTAGTAGTAGATGACGTGCCCTCCTCTCTCTCCGTTGACTCTGTTTCGAAGGAAGATAATGAAGTGATGGGATTACGTCATAACGAATTTAGGATCTTTGGAGTTCAATTTCATCCTGAAAGTATAGGGACTTCAGTAGGACAAAAAATATTTTACAACTTCCTCAACAGAGTCTGACAATGCCGCGATACTTAGATGGATGGCTAAAGCGAGTAGTTGATAACGCTTTAAAGAGACCTTACGTCTCAAAGTCAAGGGAGAAACCAGTCTTGCAAATAATCCCTAGAATTGAGGAATATAAGAAAAATGAACTAAACCCCATAATAGCGGAGTTTAAGAGAAGATCTCCTTCCGGCTTTAGTGAAGATAGGGATCCTATTACTTATAGTAAACAGATGGAAAAAGGAGGGGCTTTAGCCTTAAGCGTTATAACGGAAGACAGCGTGTTTCAAGGATCATATACTTTTTTGGAAAAAATTTCTACATCGGTGAACATTCCAGTTCTTATGAAGGACTTCGTAGTGACTGAGAGGCAGATCGACGTAGCATATAATCTTGGAGCCGATACGGTTCTGCTTATAACTAGGATATTAACGGAAAGAGAGCTTTCAAGCTTAGTAGAGTACTCCAGGTCTTATGGTATGGAACCCCTAGTTGAGGTTCATGACGAAAACGACCTAGCAATAGCGTTGAGGATCGGAGCCAAGTTAGTTGGCATCAACTCCAGAGACTTAGTCACATTAGAAGTCAACAAGGAAAAGGCTCTGAAGCTCTTGGAACGTATACCATCTAATGTAACTAAAGTTATGGAGAGTGGAATAGAGAGCGGAGAGGAGATAAGATATCTTAGGGAGAAGGGAGCGGATGCGTTTTTGATAGGATCTAGTTTGATGAAGGAACCAGATAAGATTAAAGATTTTGTCAGAAGTTAGTACAAGATAGCCATGGAAAACTATTCACGTTCACTCTCTAGGTTGACCGGCGAGTCGACGCTCCTTTATCAGGAGATAGCTAGAAACGTTGAAAGGACTAAGGGTATAAAAACTATAAACTTCGGTATAGGGCAACCTGATCTTCCTACTCCTAAAAGGATAAGGGAGGAAGCTAAGTCAGCTTTAGATAAGGGATTCACTGCTTACACTCCAGCCTTGGGCTTAGACGAGCTAAGGTCTAGAGTAGCCGAGTTTCTCTCTCAAAGGTATGGAGATAACATAGTTAAGGACGAAGTTGCAATAACGCCAGGCGCGAAGACTGCACTATTTCTCGCATTTCTGACGTATGTGAATCCTGGGGATGAGGTCATCCTCTTCGACCCGTCTTTTTACTCTTATGCCGAGGTTGTTAATCTCCTTGGTGGGAAACCAGTTTACGTTCCGATAAGATTTGATTCGGACAGGGGATTTTACGTAGATGTGAACGATGTGGTGTCAAGAATAAGCTCTAAAACTAAAATGATAGTCTATAATAATCCGCACAACCCAACAGGAATGAACTTTGACCCTAAGCTATCTGAAGAATTAGTAAAGATATCTAGAGAGAGAAATATTATTTTATTGTCAGATGAGATTTATGATTACTTCGTTTATGAAGGGAGATTCAAGAGCGTGCTTGAGGAGGAGTGGAGGAATAACGTAATTTACGTTAACGGTTTCAGCAAAACCTTCAGTATGACTGGATGGAGGTTGGGATACATTGTAGCAAGGAAGGAAGTAATAGGTAAAATTGGTATATTAGCGTCGAACATTTATACATGTCCCACCAGCTTTGCGCAAAAGGGAGCTTTAGCGTCTTTTGACGCGTTTGATGAGGTAAAGGAGATGATAGACCTTTTTAGGAGAAGGAGAGACGTTATGTTTTCAGAGCTTAGCAAGGTTAAAGATATAAAGGTCTATAAGTCATCTGGGGCGTTCTATATGTTCCCAGACTTTAGTAGTATTTTAAGAAACACAGGGTTAGATTCTAAAGGTCTCGCGATAAAACTTATAGAAGATTCAGGCGTGATTACGATACCTGGTGAGGTATTTCCAGAGAGAGTCGGAACGAATTTCCTAAGGCTTAGCTTTGCCCTAGGAGAGGAGAAAATTAAAGAGGGTGTAGAGAGGATGAAAATAGCGCTTGAGAAACTAGCAGGTTGATGAAAAAGTTATTGGTGAACGGTGAGCAAAACTCCCATGGTCTGAATCTCTCACGTAGAAATAACGTCTACCGTAAGTTCTTGTGATTCGCTATACGAGATAGAGCTTATTTTCAGGGTTCTTTTTACGTCCTCCTCTACTGACCTTATATCGTTAATGAACTGATTTGGACCCTTCAATATCACGTTAATTTGAGAGTTCATGGACAGCCTCATGTTAACCTTTTTAGTCCTTACTAAGGAATTGAACTTCTTTACCGCATCTCCAATTCTAACAGCCTCAGTATTAACTTCTATGTCCTCTGCTGAGGGTATTGACTCAAGGAGCACGCTTTCCTTTTCGCCGAATAAGAGTGAATATATCTCTTCCGTGATGTGAGGGGCTATAGGATGGAGTAATATGATAAGGTCCTTAATAACCCTTTTAAGGGTATATATTGCAGATTCGTCGCCCGAGAAGAGTCTGTGTTTTATCAGTTCAAGGTACTCATCAGCTATCGTTTCCCAGAAGTAGTTATAAAGCATCGAGAGTATAACGAAGAAGTCCTGATTTTCGTAGGCCTGGATAGACTTCTCCACAAACTCCTTATGCTTTGCAAGTATCCACTGGTCTAGTAAGTGAAGGGAGTCAGGTTTATGTACATTATTTCCTTTTATGAACGGATAAGCTAGCCTACCGGCGTTCCATAGTTTTTGTAGAAGTAGCTTCTTCCCTTTAACCGTATCCCACTTAAATGGGAAATCGTCTCCTAGTGAGGCGTCCAGAAGAGTCATCCTTATAGCATCAGCTCCGAACTCGTCGAGTCTGTCCAGAGGGGACACGACATTCCCTTTACTTTTACTCATTCTAGTTCCGTCTGGGCCTAGGACCTGACCGTGAACTATCACCTTCTTAAACGGCACGTTATCTGCTAGAATGAGCGTTCTGAATAGCGTGTAGAACAACCACGTTCTTATTATATCTGTCCCTTGAAGTCTTACGTCGGCTGGGAAAACTTTGGCGAACTTTTCTCTATCGGTATAGAACCCGGAGAGATAAAGTACAGTTACGCTTGAGTCTATCCACACGTCAGCTACATGAGTTAAAGGTTTGAGGGGAAGACCACAGACTGAGCACTTATCAGCAGGTGGTGGCGATTTTGTGGGATCGATCGGTAGAGAAGATATCTCAGCAGGGGTTAAGTGTAGATTATCACAGTACCAAAACGGCAGAGGAGTCCCGTATATCCTCTGTCTGCTTATGTTCCAGTCCCACTCTATATTGTTTATCCACTCCTCAAGTTTGACTGCCATCCTTGGAGGTTTGAATCCCATTTTTCTGTACTCCTCAAGCAGTTTAGATTTGAAGGGTAGTACGTCTATGTAAACTTGCTCTTTAACTAGGAACTCTATGGGAGATAGGCAATCGCTTCTCTCGGTATGAGATAAAACGTTATGCTTG is part of the Metallosphaera cuprina Ar-4 genome and harbors:
- a CDS encoding inositol-3-phosphate synthase, producing the protein MIKIAIAGLGNCASMLVQGIEYYRRMGEDNFDGLITPIIGGYKITDIKIVAAFDVSVNKVGKDVAEAIFERPNITPRIVDMDKLGVKVSMGPVLDGVAPHMSDVFKPTGGGKLESVIDELRSSGAEILINMLPVGSEQASRAYAEASLEAKVGFINAIPVFIASDPTGRFPERFKKLGLPIAGDDVKGQVGATIFHRAITSLFRLRGVKVEETYQLNVGGNTDFLNMKTEDRLRSKRISKTKAVTSTLESEEIESQGRIRIGPSDYVPFLGNTKVAYIYVNGKGFAGRPVKVEATLEVDDKSNCASVLVDVIRAVKLAKDRGIGGPLEQVSAFYFKHPPKQAKDDEEAFQWFKEFIKM
- the trpD gene encoding anthranilate phosphoribosyltransferase, with the protein product MEPKDFLKKITEGKSLSEDESKELADLIMEGSIPESLVGAILVGLRMKGETPEEIIGFTKSMREHALKLEAKHTLDTAGTGGDGFGTINVSTASALAVSLVYPVAKHGNRAASSKSGSADFLEAVGYNIQVPPERAKRLIEQDNFAFLFAQLYHPSMKNVAPVRKALGIRTIFNILGPLTNPAGSERQVMGVFSTSTMKSLSIAATRLSFEKLLLIHGEPGIDEVSPQGRTYVIEVSKDRIDEYVLDFKEITGKEAPISRLIALDPADSVKRVIRGSKGVDKDVEYFLRINVDVALYAAGLVKDFKEGYELSEELIRKLPSKIESVVKGNGDLTKFQALVRSI
- a CDS encoding phosphoribosylanthranilate isomerase; translated protein: MTKLKVCGIATLDDAIELAKLNVHMLGFVTDPISPRYVKFDFLNFLKSLTLPLVSVNVFNIREAIRRTPSNFLIQVHRILNDDEMDIMTTYERKFIMYVPMSERYLPYLEKALNLTGMVLLDLERKSDKPDLNFASKVLKDHPEVGIGGGINLDNVREFLKLEPGWIDVSRGVEDFPGKKNLNKVRKLLEVIA
- the ppsA gene encoding pyruvate, water dikinase is translated as MVTQILKEEGILPLIKVRKEMIELAGGKGANLGELLSQGIRVPPGFVITSKAYSYFLDYNGLREKIISALNLSPDEASKVIKNLILSAKLPPDLEEMINSSYNELANMAGKEVLVAVRSSATAEDIENASFAGQQDTYLNVNRSNIIEAVKLVWASLYNERAIEYRKSKGIDSSKVEMAVVVQKMVNSKSSGVMFTLNPSNGDRNLIVIESSWGLGEAVVGGKVTPDEIVISKSNLKILDKRISKKNLKIVYDKGRNIEVHLEGEESEKPSISDEEALELAKLALKIEAHYGTPMDIEWAIDSDLKFPDNVFIVQARPETFWSSRKKEDVKVEEKPSERKVLVKGLAASPGIASGKARVLLDVKDAKEFQKGEILVTKMTDPDWVPVMKAASAIVTDEGGITSHAAIVSRELGIPAIVGAKEATKVLETGQEITVDATRGVVYDGKIILEEPKQESHTSTGSLGLSRDAMLSLFPVTGTKIYMNLGQPDVIEKYLDLPFDGIGLMRIEFIVSEWIKHHPLYLIKIGKPEEFVNKLADGIARVASAIYPRPVVVRFSDFKTNEYRGLIGGEEFEPEERNPMIGWRGVSRYVSQQYEPAFRLEVRAIRKAREDMGLKNVWVMFPFVRTSWELNKAIKIMEDEGLTRTPDFKVWIMAEVPSVITMADEFSKMVDGFSIGSNDLAQLTLGVDRDSEILGRMGYYDERDPAVLRSMRRLIRVAHKYGRTVSICGQAPSVYPEVTEFLVKEGIDSVSINPDTVIYTRRLVASIEQKILLRGIK
- the trpA gene encoding tryptophan synthase subunit alpha, which translates into the protein MKMLVSYSTLGYPDKDNYLKFVKGLVDSGSDILEIGLLPKYAKYDGPVIRRSYKEVSKWLKDVWSLLEETRRAVDVPLVILTYLEDWASSLPELLDRMKDIGIDGVLFPDLLIDYVDEYERYVKEIKSHGIKAVIFTSPSVPDPLIHKVSTLSDIFLYFGVRPTTGVPLPVGVDSLITRVRTLVKNKLVVGFGLSDVNDMVKALKAGADGVAIGTVYIEEIERNGVNSAISLAKKFRAILDGA
- a CDS encoding acylphosphatase; translation: MGLVRLYALIEGEVQGVGFRRFVQINAVRLGLKGYAKNLPDGTVEVVAEGYEESVQKLLDQLWKGPPLALVTKVTHKFESYKGEFTSFETY
- a CDS encoding TrpB-like pyridoxal phosphate-dependent enzyme, which codes for MANNEEIIPSYWYNIIPDLPKPLPPPRDPPDAEFSRIDLLRKIMPSEVLRQQFTVERFVSIPREVREAYINIGRPTPLMRARRLEEFLNTPARIYFKYEGATPTGSHKINTALPQAYFSMREGIDHVVTETGAGQWGTAVALSAKMYGISSTVFMVKVSYEQKPQRRTIMQLYGANVFSSPTSYTEYGKKVLNENPKHPGSLGVAMSEAIEYAMSNGYKYLVGSVLDVVVLHQSVIGLEAIRQLQELDEEPDTLVGCVGGGSNFGGFSFPFIGSRKGSKFIAVGSYEIPKFSQGSYNYDFPDSAGLLPLVKMITLGRDYVPPPIYSGGLRYHGAAPSLSMLIKEGIVDWREFNEREIFEAAQIFLQTQGIVPAPESSHAIKAVIDEAREAKKKNEKKVIVFNLSGHGLLDLPNYESMMRRM